In one Mesorhizobium australicum genomic region, the following are encoded:
- a CDS encoding GGDEF domain-containing protein, which produces MSTYSRLGTLACILAALVLDGFLQESGRWELGDRWINNVLIPLVVAPPFFGFLLSKLRELSLAHAALSRVASRDPLTDCLNRRAFSSLIEAYLERFDANRGRSVGALLILDVDNFKSVNDSFGHDEGDEALRLIARVVQSNVRELDLVARLGGEEFGVFLPSTDPKVAHSVAERIRTAVEDAPFFPSGKRHALSLSVGGTTFSTRATYLQLYRHADRRLYLAKNAGRNRVCIADYFDGSSENQQLLGVA; this is translated from the coding sequence GTGTCTACATACTCACGGCTGGGCACCCTCGCCTGTATTCTTGCCGCGCTGGTACTGGACGGCTTTCTGCAGGAATCTGGGCGCTGGGAACTCGGCGACCGTTGGATCAACAACGTGCTGATTCCGCTGGTCGTGGCGCCGCCGTTCTTTGGATTTCTTCTGAGCAAGCTACGGGAACTTTCGCTCGCACACGCCGCGCTTTCCCGCGTCGCCTCGCGCGATCCATTGACGGACTGTCTGAACCGCAGAGCATTTTCCTCCCTCATTGAGGCCTACCTTGAGCGCTTCGACGCCAACAGGGGAAGATCGGTCGGGGCGCTGCTTATACTCGACGTGGACAACTTCAAGTCGGTGAATGACAGCTTTGGCCATGACGAGGGGGATGAGGCGCTTCGACTGATTGCCCGCGTTGTCCAATCGAACGTGCGCGAGCTAGATCTTGTGGCGCGACTTGGCGGGGAAGAGTTTGGCGTGTTTTTGCCTAGCACTGATCCAAAGGTAGCTCACTCTGTAGCGGAGCGTATTCGCACGGCTGTTGAGGATGCACCTTTCTTTCCATCCGGCAAGCGACACGCGCTGTCCCTCAGCGTCGGCGGAACCACGTTCTCGACCCGTGCAACCTATCTGCAGCTTTATCGCCATGCAGATCGCCGGCTGTATCTCGCGAAAAACGCGGGGCGGAATCGTGTTTGCATCGCAGACTACTTCGACGGCTCATCTGAGAATCAACAACTGTTGGGCGTTGCGTAG
- a CDS encoding bifunctional diguanylate cyclase/phosphodiesterase — translation MTRLYEVIFVQHDFRFIALAVCICALGSLTSIAVAQHALKHETRIVRMKWLAFAGLVTGLGVWATHFTAMLGYRDDLEIHYDLSAALVSIALAAGLASSGWLIGFSRREHGMLAGLLFGAAIAAAHFIDLHAIRVAGTVHHDPLWVSASLTLGLSLGALSGWLFAKDKDEVLAWSAALAFFCAIVSLHFVAMAGVTIVPGGDLDLTGWTGTSDELAAMVVGSFLLLLVAAVTVTWQSASAARITARQQADLLQALDTLRRSEAHHRAYVELNPQIAWVANPSGQITEIAPLWRDLVGVSLEESYGDGWKRVLHPDDLPPIVAMWDEAVRTGDEDRVDARYRVRLVDGSYRWFRVRARPRREVDGTIVAWYGSLEDIHDQVLAEEALRLSEERYRLASRATNDVIWDWSFEDQRATWAGAHKKVLGYPQLQGHTDLSFWLDRIHPDDLPRVLASQSRALETGADYWHEEYRFLTASGEWIDTRSRCIIVRDANGQSVRLVGSMLDITQQKKAEAELMWAAFHDPLTKLPNRSLYRVRLRTAVEIAGQNDNYVALIVLDMNGFKELNDTLGHSAGDKVLVEMAARLSENLPVGATVARLGGDEFAVILPDLPSVTSQASVVDRISHILIDTVEYTGLSIPVSFCGGVALWPRDAREPDELLIAADLALYDAKTKMPGTITEFTPSLRMVAEERALMLGRARAALTSDRVVPFYQPKIDLHSGKIMGWEALLRITGEDGEVHPPSRIAAAFSDPEITVKLTDRMLSRMFSDLAKWRAMGVEVGRLAVNVSAGDFRQQTLAERILAHAQEHGQTLAEIDIEVTEGVLIGQLGPEVSRMLEELRSMGVMVALDDFGTGYASLTHLQKFPVDVIKIDKTFIDQLDYQDAKATAVTDAILQMAKRLDMQTVAEGVETVEQARYLKARGCNIGQGYLFSRPLPASEVPAFMSAPAFQTWEFGSALSPAR, via the coding sequence ATGACACGCTTGTACGAGGTCATATTCGTCCAGCACGATTTCCGCTTCATTGCGTTGGCAGTGTGTATTTGTGCGCTGGGTTCCCTGACCAGCATTGCTGTCGCCCAGCACGCTTTGAAGCACGAAACCCGCATCGTTCGCATGAAGTGGCTGGCGTTCGCTGGCTTGGTGACAGGATTGGGCGTTTGGGCCACGCATTTTACCGCGATGCTGGGATATCGGGACGATCTCGAAATACACTACGATCTTTCCGCTGCACTTGTCTCGATCGCATTAGCGGCGGGCCTGGCGAGTTCAGGGTGGCTGATCGGCTTTTCACGGCGCGAACATGGAATGCTTGCAGGCCTATTGTTTGGCGCTGCCATCGCCGCTGCGCACTTCATCGACCTGCATGCAATCCGAGTTGCCGGAACCGTCCACCATGACCCTCTATGGGTCTCGGCATCGCTCACGCTTGGACTCAGCCTCGGCGCTTTGTCTGGCTGGTTATTCGCCAAGGATAAAGATGAAGTCTTGGCTTGGTCCGCCGCGCTGGCATTCTTCTGTGCAATCGTCTCGCTTCATTTCGTTGCCATGGCCGGGGTCACTATCGTGCCGGGCGGTGATCTGGATTTGACAGGTTGGACCGGCACATCTGACGAATTGGCAGCAATGGTCGTAGGTAGCTTCCTGCTCCTTCTCGTAGCAGCCGTGACCGTCACATGGCAGTCAGCGAGCGCGGCACGGATCACCGCCCGCCAGCAGGCAGACCTACTCCAAGCGCTCGATACCTTACGCCGCAGCGAAGCGCATCACCGTGCATATGTGGAACTCAACCCACAGATCGCATGGGTGGCCAACCCCAGTGGACAAATCACCGAGATCGCACCCCTGTGGCGAGATTTGGTGGGCGTCTCTCTTGAAGAAAGCTACGGCGACGGCTGGAAGCGCGTCTTGCACCCCGACGACCTGCCACCGATTGTGGCCATGTGGGATGAAGCAGTTCGGACGGGTGACGAAGATCGGGTAGACGCTCGATATCGCGTGCGCTTGGTGGACGGCTCGTATCGGTGGTTCCGGGTCCGCGCACGGCCAAGGCGTGAGGTCGATGGGACCATCGTTGCCTGGTATGGAAGTCTTGAGGACATCCATGATCAAGTGCTTGCGGAAGAGGCGCTGCGGTTGAGCGAGGAACGTTACCGGCTAGCGTCTCGTGCCACGAATGATGTCATCTGGGACTGGTCATTCGAGGATCAGCGCGCCACATGGGCTGGGGCGCACAAGAAGGTTCTGGGTTACCCCCAGTTGCAGGGGCACACCGACCTCAGCTTCTGGCTTGATCGCATCCACCCTGACGATCTTCCACGCGTCCTTGCGAGCCAGTCGAGAGCCTTGGAAACGGGCGCGGACTACTGGCACGAAGAGTATAGATTTCTCACGGCCTCCGGCGAATGGATCGACACGAGATCACGCTGCATCATCGTGCGCGATGCGAACGGCCAGTCTGTCCGCCTCGTTGGCTCGATGCTCGACATTACGCAACAGAAGAAGGCTGAGGCAGAGCTCATGTGGGCCGCCTTCCACGACCCCCTGACGAAATTGCCAAATCGGTCACTCTATCGAGTGAGACTTCGTACCGCAGTCGAAATTGCCGGGCAAAACGACAATTACGTTGCTCTCATCGTCCTCGACATGAACGGTTTCAAGGAGCTGAATGATACGCTGGGGCATTCGGCCGGCGATAAGGTCCTGGTGGAGATGGCAGCCCGACTCTCCGAGAACCTCCCCGTAGGCGCTACGGTCGCGCGCTTGGGCGGAGATGAGTTCGCCGTTATCCTCCCTGACCTTCCATCTGTCACGTCCCAAGCGAGCGTGGTTGACCGAATCTCGCACATCCTTATCGACACTGTGGAGTACACTGGCCTCTCCATCCCGGTCAGCTTCTGCGGAGGAGTGGCGCTGTGGCCTCGGGATGCCCGCGAACCTGACGAGTTGCTGATTGCCGCGGACTTGGCCCTCTACGATGCCAAGACCAAGATGCCGGGAACCATTACGGAGTTCACACCCAGTCTCCGCATGGTCGCAGAGGAGCGGGCATTGATGCTGGGAAGGGCGCGTGCCGCTCTGACCAGTGATCGAGTCGTCCCCTTCTATCAGCCGAAGATCGATCTCCACTCTGGAAAGATCATGGGATGGGAGGCGCTGCTACGCATCACGGGCGAAGATGGAGAAGTCCACCCACCGTCGCGTATCGCTGCAGCCTTCTCCGACCCCGAAATCACCGTCAAACTGACTGACCGGATGCTCTCGCGCATGTTCTCTGATCTCGCGAAATGGCGAGCAATGGGGGTCGAGGTAGGACGTCTGGCTGTGAATGTCTCCGCTGGCGATTTCCGCCAGCAGACCCTCGCAGAACGCATCTTGGCCCACGCGCAAGAACACGGGCAGACACTGGCCGAAATTGACATCGAGGTGACGGAAGGTGTCCTCATCGGGCAACTCGGACCCGAGGTGTCGCGGATGCTGGAGGAGCTTCGGTCCATGGGGGTCATGGTTGCGCTCGATGACTTCGGCACCGGCTACGCCTCTCTCACCCATCTCCAGAAATTTCCCGTCGATGTCATCAAGATCGACAAGACGTTTATCGACCAGCTCGACTACCAAGATGCCAAGGCAACCGCTGTCACCGATGCAATACTTCAGATGGCCAAGCGCCTGGATATGCAGACCGTCGCCGAAGGCGTCGAGACGGTTGAGCAAGCCCGCTATCTGAAGGCGAGAGGATGCAACATCGGGCAAGGCTATCTGTTCAGCCGCCCCCTCCCGGCGTCAGAGGTGCCAGCATTCATGTCAGCTCCGGCGTTTCAGACCTGGGAGTTCGGATCGGCGCTGTCGCCAGCGCGTTAG
- the rnk gene encoding nucleoside diphosphate kinase regulator — protein sequence MATTTGRRKPAITMTRSDHQSLSRLAESRAARDPDLSDQLLAELDRARVVEDRRIAADVVRMGSTLRFTTDAGEDRTVTLVFPGEADIAMGKVSVLTPIGAALIGLSASQSIDWTSRDGRVHRLTVEHVGQNDVARPPRPQPELRTA from the coding sequence ATGGCCACCACCACGGGCAGGCGCAAGCCCGCCATCACCATGACCCGCTCCGACCATCAGAGCCTGTCGCGCCTTGCCGAGTCCCGGGCCGCAAGGGATCCGGATTTGTCCGACCAGCTCCTCGCCGAACTCGACCGCGCCCGCGTGGTGGAGGACAGGCGCATCGCGGCCGACGTCGTCCGCATGGGCTCGACGCTGCGGTTCACCACCGACGCGGGCGAGGACCGTACGGTCACGCTCGTATTCCCCGGAGAGGCTGACATCGCGATGGGAAAAGTGTCGGTCCTGACGCCTATCGGCGCGGCCCTGATCGGCCTGTCAGCCTCCCAGTCGATCGACTGGACGTCGCGCGACGGCCGCGTCCACAGGCTGACCGTCGAGCATGTCGGACAGAACGATGTCGCACGGCCGCCACGGCCGCAGCCCGAACTGCGGACGGCATGA
- a CDS encoding TSUP family transporter, with product MAGGGTFLTFPALVYTGVRLVAANATSAVAVFPGYLGGAADFRGEIRALDRGMRLRATAATAAGGLVGSLLLLVSSNEAFEVVVPFLLALATLIFAFGDRLRNVMEKHAAGAGAAGHVGTIVVAVYGGDFNGGLGIILLAPFSPWGMRDLNQMNGLSFIVSAISVATFAAAGLVAWRPQA from the coding sequence GTGGCGGGCGGAGGCACGTTCCTGACCTTCCCCGCCCTCGTCTACACGGGGGTGCGTCTGGTGGCCGCCAATGCGACAAGCGCCGTCGCCGTCTTTCCGGGGTATCTCGGCGGGGCGGCAGACTTTCGCGGGGAGATCAGGGCACTCGACCGGGGCATGCGACTGCGGGCCACTGCAGCCACGGCCGCAGGAGGACTTGTAGGATCGCTGCTGCTTCTCGTGTCGTCCAACGAAGCTTTCGAGGTCGTGGTCCCTTTCCTTTTGGCGCTAGCCACACTCATCTTCGCGTTCGGCGACCGCCTCAGGAATGTGATGGAGAAGCATGCCGCCGGAGCGGGTGCCGCCGGACACGTCGGGACGATCGTCGTCGCGGTCTACGGAGGCGACTTCAACGGCGGTCTCGGGATCATTCTCCTTGCGCCGTTTTCGCCGTGGGGAATGCGTGACCTCAACCAGATGAACGGTCTGTCCTTCATCGTGTCGGCGATCTCGGTCGCCACCTTCGCGGCCGCCGGCTTGGTGGCCTGGCGGCCTCAAGCTTGA
- a CDS encoding winged helix-turn-helix transcriptional regulator: MTETTFRCGLEAVLAILGGKWKPLIVYHLASGSKRTGQLRRLVTKVSEKMLIQHLKELADDRVVRRIDFQTVPPHVEYELTDFGRSLAELLAPLCEWGTRHTSEVAMIVEKRARVEEVA, translated from the coding sequence ATGACCGAGACGACCTTTCGATGTGGCTTGGAAGCGGTTCTGGCCATCCTTGGCGGCAAGTGGAAGCCGCTGATCGTCTATCACCTCGCCAGCGGCTCTAAGCGGACAGGACAGCTCCGCAGGCTCGTCACCAAAGTCAGCGAGAAGATGCTGATCCAGCACCTGAAGGAACTGGCGGACGATCGGGTCGTTCGCCGTATCGACTTCCAGACGGTCCCGCCGCACGTCGAATACGAGCTGACGGACTTTGGTCGAAGCCTGGCCGAATTGCTCGCACCGCTATGCGAATGGGGAACCCGTCACACCTCAGAGGTCGCAATGATCGTTGAGAAGCGAGCGCGCGTGGAAGAGGTGGCCTAG
- a CDS encoding SDR family oxidoreductase → MTKILVTGATGNIGRQTLKHLLKRWPTSELVGLARDPAKAADLAAHGIEVRQGDYLDYEGLVRAFEGIEKVMLVSATAFTDRNTQHQNVIDAAKQAGVQHIVFMPIIRKPDSVFILPQVTEEDLFVEGRLKASGLKYTLVRHPPFLDSVELYVGGNMLETGVHMPAGAGKAAYASRDDLAEAHAVVLSEPGHENKTYALSGDSAVSFEDIAQILSEVSGKEVLFIAVSDQDYIARLMAQGLPEPAAGFVLAWVHGVNAGEWEGKTGDLEKLLGRKPTTPAEFLRASYASLET, encoded by the coding sequence ATGACCAAGATCCTCGTCACAGGCGCAACCGGCAATATCGGCCGCCAAACCCTGAAACATCTACTGAAGCGCTGGCCCACCAGCGAGCTCGTCGGCCTCGCCCGCGATCCCGCCAAGGCAGCAGATCTTGCCGCCCACGGGATCGAGGTACGCCAAGGCGACTACCTCGACTATGAGGGGCTGGTGCGCGCCTTCGAGGGCATCGAGAAGGTCATGCTCGTGTCCGCCACGGCCTTTACCGATCGCAACACCCAGCATCAGAATGTCATTGATGCAGCCAAGCAGGCGGGCGTCCAGCACATCGTGTTCATGCCGATTATTCGCAAGCCTGACTCTGTCTTCATACTGCCGCAAGTCACCGAGGAAGATCTCTTCGTCGAGGGAAGGCTCAAGGCCTCTGGCCTGAAATACACGCTGGTCCGTCATCCGCCATTTCTTGACAGTGTCGAACTCTACGTTGGTGGCAATATGCTGGAGACCGGCGTTCACATGCCTGCGGGTGCGGGCAAGGCGGCCTATGCCAGCCGTGACGATCTTGCCGAAGCGCATGCGGTCGTGCTGAGCGAACCGGGCCATGAGAACAAGACCTACGCACTGTCCGGCGATTCGGCCGTCTCCTTCGAGGATATCGCACAGATCCTGTCGGAGGTCAGCGGCAAGGAGGTGCTATTCATCGCCGTCTCGGATCAGGACTATATTGCCCGCCTCATGGCTCAGGGGTTGCCCGAGCCGGCCGCCGGCTTTGTGCTGGCATGGGTGCATGGTGTCAACGCTGGCGAGTGGGAGGGCAAGACCGGTGACCTGGAGAAACTCCTTGGTCGCAAGCCGACGACGCCGGCCGAATTCCTGCGAGCCAGCTATGCTTCGCTCGAAACTTGA